From one Rattus norvegicus strain BN/NHsdMcwi chromosome 7, GRCr8, whole genome shotgun sequence genomic stretch:
- the Alg10 gene encoding putative Dol-P-Glc:Glc(2)Man(9)GlcNAc(2)-PP-Dol alpha-1,2-glucosyltransferase, which translates to MAQLEGYYFSAALSCTFLVSCLLFSAFSRALREPYMDEIFHLPQAQRYCEGRFSLSQWDPMITTLPGLYLVSVGVVKPASWILGWSEHVVCSIGMLRFVNLLFSVGNFYLLYLLFRKIQPRNKASSSIQRILSTLTLAVFPTLYFFNFLYYTEAGSVFFTLFAYLMCLYGNHRTSALLGFCGFMFRQTNIIWAAFCAGHIIAQKCSEAWKTELQKKKEERLPPAKGPLSELRRVLQFLLMYSMSLKNLSMLFLLTWPYMLLLLAFFVFVVVNGGIVVGDRSSHEACLHFPQLFYFFSFTAFFSFPHLLSPTKVKTFLSLVWKRRVQFSVITLVSVFLVWKFTYVHKYLLADNRHYTFYVWKRVFQRHEIVKYLLVPAYMFAGWAVADSLKSKSIFWNLMFFVCLVASTVPQKLLEFRYFILPYIIYRLNMPLPPISRLVCELGCYAVVNFLTFYIFLNKTFQWSDSHDIQRFMW; encoded by the exons ATGGCGCAGCTGGAGGGTTATTACTTCTCGGCCGCCTTGAGCTGCACCTTCCTGGTGTCCTGCCTGCTCTTCTCCGCCTTCAGCCGCGCTCTGCGTGAGCCTTACATGGACGAGATCTTCCACCTGCCGCAGGCGCAGCGCTACTGCGAGGGCCGCTTCTCACTGTCACAG tgggATCCTATGATTACTACATTACCTGGCCTGTACCTGGTGTCGGTCGGAGTGGTCAAACCTGCCAGCTGGATCCTTGGCTGGTCTGAGCATGTCGTCTGCTCCATCGGAATGCTCAGATTTGTCAATCTTCTCTTCAGTGTTGGCAACTTCTATTTGCTGTATTTGCTCTTCAGGAAGATACAGCCCAGAAACAAG gCTTCTTCAAGTATCCAGAGAATCTTGTCAACATTAACCCTAGCAGTATTTCCAACCCtctatttttttaactttctttacTATACAGAAGCCGGCTCTGTATTCTTTACTCTTTTTGCTTATTTGATGTGTCTTTACGGCAACCATAGGACTTCGGCCTTGCTTGGGTTTTGTGGCTTCATGTTTCGTCAGACCAATATCATCTGGGCTGCCTTCTGTGCAGGACACATCATTGCACAGAAGTGCAGTGAAGCCTGGAAGACTGAACtacagaagaagaaggaagagaggcttCCCCCGGCTAAAGGACCGCTCTCGGAACTCAGAAgagttcttcagtttctgctgatGTACTCCATGTCCCTTAAGAACCTGAGTATGCTTTTCCTTTTGACCTGGCCCTACATGCTTCTGCTGTTGGCATTTTTCGTTTTTGTGGTGGTTAATGGTGGGATTGTCGTGGGTGATCGGAGTAGTCATGAGGCCTGCCTCCATTTTCCTCAGTTGTTCTACTTCTTCTCCTTTActgcctttttttcctttcctcaccTACTTTCTCCGACCAAAGTCAAGACTTTTCTTAGCTTAGTTTGGAAACGTAGAGTTCAGTTCTCTGTGATTACTTTAGTCTCGGTATTTTTGGTTTGGAAATTCACTTACGTCCATAAGTATTTACTGGCAGACAATAGGCATTACACGTTTTATGTGTGGAAAAGAGTATTTCAGAGACATGAAATTGTCAAGTATTTATTAGTTCCAGCCTACATGTTTGCTGGTTGGGCTGTAGCTGACTCTTTAAAATCAAAGTCAATTTTCTGGAATTTAATGTTTTTTGTATGCTTGGTTGCTTCTACGGTTCCTCAGAAACTACTAGAATTCCGTTACTTCATTTTACCATACATTATTTATAGGCTCAACATGCCTCTGCCACCCATATCTAGACTTGTTTGTGAACTGGGTTGCTATGCAGTTGTCAATTTTCTAACTTTTTACATCTTTCTGAACAAGACTTTTCAGTGGTCGGATAGTCATGACATCCAAAGGTTTATGTGGTAG